In a genomic window of Desulfobotulus mexicanus:
- a CDS encoding flavodoxin family protein, whose amino-acid sequence MSSSLITLTNKIPENKVVGFSGSPRKNGNSDILLKSIMSGVNQAGSPSDCYNLTDMEFKGCIGCEKCRKTKICTGLVDDMSQIYPKLFSSKGLVLVSPTHNYNITSWMKAFIDRLYCFYNFENDRPRSWSSQLDNQNRKAIVAAICEQESIEDMGFTIEAMKKPLEALGYEIIGELTVMHSQKVSSHIL is encoded by the coding sequence ATGTCATCATCACTAATTACTCTGACAAATAAAATACCAGAGAATAAAGTAGTTGGATTTAGTGGAAGCCCCAGGAAGAATGGGAACTCTGACATATTGCTTAAAAGTATAATGTCAGGGGTTAATCAAGCAGGATCTCCTTCTGATTGTTACAATTTAACAGATATGGAGTTTAAGGGGTGTATCGGATGTGAAAAATGTAGAAAAACCAAGATATGCACCGGGTTAGTTGATGATATGTCACAGATTTATCCAAAACTGTTTTCCTCAAAGGGCTTAGTGCTGGTATCACCCACCCATAATTATAATATCACGTCTTGGATGAAAGCCTTTATCGATCGGCTTTATTGTTTCTATAATTTTGAAAATGATCGTCCGAGAAGTTGGTCAAGCCAGTTGGATAATCAGAATAGAAAAGCCATCGTTGCTGCAATATGTGAACAAGAATCCATTGAAGATATGGGCTTTACTATAGAGGCTATGAAAAAACCACTTGAAGCCCTTGGTTATGAAATAATAGGTGAACTAACTGTGATGCACTCGCAAAAAGTCTCAAGCCATATTTTGTGA
- a CDS encoding DUF2326 domain-containing protein: MKLLNLEVTINGKVKRLVKFHDGLNLVTNKPNSGRTGNSVGKSTLSRVVDFLMLGSISSIYIDEEFKKPNHEIESLFTNNAVVASLSFLDSKGTIHQISRSLSIGNDENQVYFIDGVKAEPKEYEIFIQDKIFHILTRRPSVRSVTPKFIRNSSHRMLSTTKFLDKNSGGKDYSELFLYLFGFNDTGLLTEKRDATNLVNRRKRNSQSINAMVKEQKPSNEIKKYRVDAKELEDNLLKFEYSPEYSNPIERLSELQAEEDKFANALLSTERKIDNIYRTIELLSKDKDGYLINQLRAIYEFSAIAIDGALRDLEDVVQFHNNLVEKKKQFLGVDIPNLLKEKEELVAELNAIRRDKVKVFSDMRSKESLENVTRNLKRLGELKVELGKLEGLLEQQSKAKSDLQSAENDLSRILDSILKEIDNVYFFEKTFNRHFKIITKRLHDDEYEVDLSFNKDSGMCTIEMKNSVTNPEGGKKKAEVIAFDFAYINTVSELSLSRPRFVFHDSIEDIDKNQIDEIFEISQRLPGQQILSMLSDKIGIDTYRKISKDIVLLLDEDEKFFGV; the protein is encoded by the coding sequence ATGAAGTTACTCAACCTTGAAGTAACAATAAATGGCAAAGTTAAAAGATTAGTAAAGTTTCACGACGGACTTAATCTAGTTACCAATAAGCCTAATTCTGGGAGGACGGGAAATAGCGTCGGCAAATCAACACTATCCCGAGTGGTGGATTTTTTGATGCTGGGAAGCATATCAAGCATCTATATTGATGAGGAATTCAAGAAGCCAAATCACGAAATTGAGTCTTTATTCACAAATAACGCTGTTGTAGCGTCACTTTCATTTTTGGACAGCAAAGGAACAATTCATCAAATATCTAGGTCCTTGTCGATCGGCAACGATGAGAATCAAGTATATTTCATTGACGGGGTCAAGGCAGAACCTAAAGAATATGAAATTTTCATACAAGACAAAATTTTCCACATCCTGACAAGGAGACCTTCTGTTCGTTCTGTTACGCCGAAATTTATAAGAAATAGCAGCCACAGAATGCTAAGCACGACAAAGTTTTTGGATAAAAACTCTGGAGGAAAAGATTACAGTGAGTTGTTTCTTTATTTATTTGGGTTCAACGACACTGGTCTCCTGACAGAAAAGAGAGATGCTACAAACTTAGTTAACAGAAGAAAAAGAAATTCTCAGTCTATAAATGCGATGGTCAAAGAGCAAAAACCATCAAATGAAATCAAAAAATACAGAGTAGATGCAAAAGAGTTGGAAGATAATCTTTTAAAATTTGAGTATTCACCGGAATATTCAAATCCTATTGAGAGGCTCTCCGAACTACAGGCGGAAGAAGACAAATTTGCTAATGCCCTCTTATCAACAGAGCGAAAGATTGACAACATCTACCGTACAATTGAGCTACTGTCTAAAGATAAAGATGGATATTTAATTAATCAATTAAGAGCAATTTATGAGTTTTCTGCAATCGCGATTGATGGTGCATTAAGGGACCTTGAGGATGTTGTTCAATTTCACAATAATCTTGTGGAAAAAAAGAAGCAATTTCTAGGAGTCGACATACCTAACCTCCTTAAAGAAAAGGAAGAACTTGTCGCTGAGCTTAATGCTATAAGAAGAGATAAAGTTAAGGTTTTCTCAGATATGCGTTCGAAAGAAAGCCTGGAGAATGTAACGAGAAACTTGAAGCGGTTAGGTGAATTAAAAGTTGAACTTGGAAAGTTGGAAGGGTTATTGGAGCAACAGTCCAAAGCCAAATCTGATCTTCAGTCAGCAGAAAATGATCTAAGTCGGATATTAGATTCCATATTAAAAGAGATTGATAATGTCTATTTTTTCGAAAAGACGTTCAATAGACACTTCAAAATAATCACTAAGAGGCTTCACGACGATGAATATGAAGTCGACCTATCTTTTAATAAAGATAGCGGAATGTGCACTATCGAAATGAAGAATTCCGTGACGAATCCTGAGGGCGGAAAGAAGAAAGCCGAAGTTATTGCGTTTGATTTTGCTTATATTAATACCGTCTCTGAGCTATCACTTAGTAGGCCTCGTTTTGTTTTTCATGACAGCATCGAAGATATTGATAAGAATCAGATCGACGAAATATTCGAAATCTCCCAAAGGCTTCCTGGTCAACAAATATTGTCAATGCTCTCAGACAAGATAGGTATTGATACTTATAGAAAAATATCGAAAGATATTGTGCTTTTGCTTGACGAAGATGAAAAGTTTTTTGGCGTATAA
- a CDS encoding ABC-three component system middle component 6, whose translation MIPIKGCDPEINVVTIGAKILENLMRENVSIEYIFFSYPLEFEISLDHIILSLDWLFAINAINFDGNEVYINEVTQP comes from the coding sequence ATGATTCCGATTAAGGGATGTGACCCAGAGATAAATGTCGTTACTATTGGCGCAAAAATCCTCGAAAACTTAATGAGAGAAAATGTGAGCATCGAATACATTTTCTTTTCCTACCCTCTTGAATTTGAGATATCACTTGATCACATCATCCTGTCTCTTGACTGGCTGTTCGCTATTAATGCAATAAATTTTGATGGTAACGAGGTCTATATTAATGAAGTTACTCAACCTTGA
- a CDS encoding cupin domain-containing protein, which yields MKQSLFANLPDKLEKEVFEPLVRHQGLVIERILSKGHASPEGFWYDQEKNEFVLVVQGRAGIRFRNPEATVILEPGDYLVIPARSEHRVEWTAPDVETIWLAVHY from the coding sequence ATGAAACAATCCCTCTTTGCCAATCTGCCTGATAAGCTGGAAAAAGAAGTTTTTGAGCCCCTTGTCCGGCATCAGGGACTTGTGATTGAACGTATTCTGTCCAAGGGTCATGCCTCGCCCGAGGGCTTCTGGTATGATCAGGAAAAAAATGAATTTGTTCTTGTGGTGCAGGGCCGGGCCGGGATACGTTTCAGAAATCCCGAAGCCACGGTGATTTTAGAGCCGGGGGACTATCTGGTTATTCCCGCCCGATCCGAACACAGGGTGGAGTGGACGGCTCCGGATGTGGAAACCATCTGGCTGGCCGTGCATTACTGA
- the cydD gene encoding thiol reductant ABC exporter subunit CydD produces MKEISKDTEANAEVWLKAQVKRVQGLLFISALAGSMAALAMVFQCFFLADLLVGLALENRFDKTSFWLLGLCLLLRPLLLAAKDGFGLRAGLYLRRRLRRELLEKITDAGPHRSRIAGDGVLSAMVLEQVDAMDDYIVRYLPQKILAVVTPLVIVLAIWPHSRLVALLLLVTAPLIPFFMVLVGNEAARAGRKQFQALSLLAGRIRDLLRGLPVLRQLNAVEPAREKLSLAAEGYKKKTLSVLKLAFLSSAVLELFASLSIALVAVYLGMGLLGHVPWARGTVPVPLLSGLFILLLIPEYYMALRRLGADYHAKAQAMAAASSLLPLVKTASLHPVSGKLEWQPEVAPSIRMEKLSWRPDGRNAVIKDVDLHIQAGQRVGLVGPSGAGKSSILTLLLGFDRPSQGQIFVDDKPLETLDADTFRKKIAWLGQKPEWFSGTLGENLRLGRPDAPDTELLRVLGEAGALDFVKALPMGLNSPMGEGGLGFSGGQLQRLALARAILQDAPLWILDEPGAHLDPETAKAVRMELGRISSGKTLILATHHLEGLDWLDFLVHMDKGSMVRTGKIL; encoded by the coding sequence TTGAAGGAAATAAGCAAAGATACGGAAGCCAATGCAGAGGTCTGGCTGAAAGCTCAGGTGAAACGGGTACAGGGCCTGCTTTTCATATCAGCCCTTGCGGGAAGCATGGCCGCCCTTGCCATGGTGTTCCAGTGTTTTTTTCTGGCGGATCTTCTGGTGGGGCTGGCCTTAGAAAACCGGTTTGACAAGACGTCCTTCTGGCTATTGGGACTCTGCCTTCTACTGAGGCCCCTTTTACTTGCGGCAAAGGATGGCTTCGGACTCCGTGCAGGCCTTTACCTTCGCCGCCGTCTGCGAAGGGAACTTCTGGAAAAAATTACTGATGCAGGTCCCCACAGAAGCCGTATTGCGGGAGACGGTGTTCTTTCCGCCATGGTTCTTGAGCAGGTGGATGCCATGGATGACTATATTGTGCGCTATCTGCCCCAGAAAATTCTGGCCGTGGTCACTCCCCTTGTCATTGTTCTTGCAATATGGCCCCACAGCCGCCTTGTGGCCCTGCTCCTTCTGGTGACAGCCCCCCTCATTCCTTTTTTCATGGTGCTGGTGGGCAATGAGGCAGCCCGGGCCGGACGAAAACAGTTTCAGGCCCTATCCCTTCTGGCAGGCCGCATACGGGATCTTCTGCGGGGACTCCCGGTTCTGCGCCAGCTCAATGCCGTGGAACCGGCCCGTGAAAAGCTGAGTCTGGCTGCAGAAGGCTACAAAAAGAAAACCCTTTCCGTACTGAAGCTGGCCTTTCTTTCTTCTGCTGTTCTGGAACTTTTTGCCTCTTTGTCCATCGCACTGGTGGCCGTGTATCTGGGCATGGGACTCTTAGGCCATGTGCCATGGGCCAGGGGGACGGTTCCGGTTCCTCTGCTCTCCGGCCTTTTCATTCTGCTGCTTATTCCGGAATACTATATGGCCCTGCGCCGTCTGGGGGCAGATTACCATGCAAAGGCCCAGGCCATGGCAGCGGCTTCTTCCCTGCTTCCCCTTGTGAAGACCGCAAGCCTTCACCCTGTTTCCGGTAAGCTTGAATGGCAGCCAGAAGTAGCACCTTCCATCCGCATGGAAAAACTGAGCTGGCGTCCCGATGGAAGAAATGCCGTAATAAAGGATGTGGATCTCCACATTCAGGCAGGCCAGCGGGTGGGTCTGGTGGGGCCCAGCGGAGCAGGAAAAAGCAGCATACTGACCCTTCTTCTCGGCTTTGACAGACCTTCCCAGGGACAGATTTTTGTGGATGACAAGCCCCTTGAGACTCTGGATGCGGATACCTTCCGAAAAAAGATTGCCTGGCTGGGTCAGAAGCCGGAATGGTTTTCCGGAACCCTTGGGGAAAACCTGCGCCTTGGCCGACCCGATGCACCGGATACCGAACTTCTGCGGGTCTTAGGTGAAGCCGGAGCCCTTGATTTTGTAAAAGCCCTGCCCATGGGCTTGAACAGTCCCATGGGTGAAGGCGGTCTGGGATTTTCCGGCGGGCAGCTTCAGCGTCTGGCTCTGGCAAGGGCCATTCTTCAGGATGCGCCCCTCTGGATTCTGGATGAGCCGGGAGCCCATCTGGACCCTGAAACCGCAAAGGCCGTGCGCATGGAACTTGGCAGGATCAGCAGCGGAAAAACCCTGATCCTTGCCACCCACCATCTGGAAGGGCTTGACTGGCTGGACTTTCTTGTGCACATGGATAAGGGAAGCATGGTGCGGACCGGGAAGATATTATAA
- a CDS encoding ATP-binding protein, protein MHRLFIKLFFGFLAFTLASMALSVILAFTASKGPWSEHRQRVRHERQEMFRQSVELYGYGAAAVLKDEGMEGYLSYRQRFLERMRTRTWLLYPDHLSVSGDPLPEQVQNILQELSGEKAARVDVLGSELLILTGFSHREEIWIMVALVPLPPHAERLMFRFPKDLGIRFWSSIFLAVILCWAIARHITGPIARLRSATRNVAAGNLAVRVAPHMGNRKDELGLLARDFDAMTGRMADLLNSRDRLLRDISHELRSPLARMAVALELARKGGGDTAALGRMEMEMERLNTMIGEILTLARLSSGNGEDLPFEKINFSRLVMDVVADADFEAQGQRRSVIFSGTEEILLEGSPTLLHRAVENVIRNALRYTPEEGEVEVFLAIEEENEAVLRVSDPGPGVPEKDLPRIFEPFYRVHDDRDRRTGGVGLGLAITGQAIRRHGGSIRAVNHEKGFSVNIRLPLKKGGDSPAALSS, encoded by the coding sequence ATGCACCGGCTTTTCATTAAACTTTTCTTCGGATTTCTGGCCTTTACCCTTGCCAGCATGGCACTGTCCGTGATTCTGGCCTTCACCGCATCCAAGGGACCATGGAGTGAACACCGCCAGAGGGTGCGCCATGAAAGGCAGGAAATGTTCAGGCAGTCCGTTGAACTTTACGGATACGGTGCCGCTGCCGTGCTCAAGGATGAAGGTATGGAGGGATATCTCTCCTACAGGCAGCGCTTTCTGGAAAGAATGCGTACCAGAACCTGGCTTCTTTATCCGGACCATCTTTCCGTGTCAGGAGATCCCCTGCCGGAGCAGGTGCAGAATATTCTGCAGGAACTTTCCGGAGAAAAGGCAGCAAGGGTGGATGTTCTGGGCAGCGAACTCCTCATACTTACCGGCTTTTCCCACAGGGAAGAAATCTGGATCATGGTGGCCCTTGTTCCCCTCCCTCCCCACGCCGAGCGTCTCATGTTCCGCTTTCCCAAAGATCTGGGCATCCGCTTCTGGAGCTCCATTTTTCTTGCGGTCATTCTCTGCTGGGCCATTGCCCGACATATCACAGGTCCCATAGCAAGACTGCGCTCCGCCACCCGCAATGTGGCTGCGGGTAATCTTGCGGTAAGGGTGGCTCCGCATATGGGAAACCGAAAGGACGAACTGGGACTTCTTGCCAGAGACTTTGATGCCATGACAGGCCGCATGGCAGATCTGCTGAACTCAAGGGACAGACTGCTGAGGGATATTTCCCATGAACTGCGCTCCCCTCTGGCCCGCATGGCAGTGGCTCTGGAGCTGGCCCGCAAGGGCGGCGGGGATACGGCGGCTCTGGGACGCATGGAAATGGAGATGGAACGCCTCAATACCATGATAGGAGAAATCCTTACCCTTGCCCGCCTAAGCTCAGGAAACGGGGAAGATCTTCCCTTTGAGAAAATAAATTTTTCCCGCCTTGTCATGGATGTGGTGGCGGATGCGGATTTTGAGGCCCAGGGCCAGAGACGCTCCGTCATATTTTCCGGAACAGAAGAGATCCTGCTGGAAGGATCGCCCACCCTTCTGCACAGGGCTGTGGAGAATGTAATCCGCAATGCCCTGAGATATACACCGGAGGAAGGTGAAGTAGAGGTATTTCTGGCCATTGAGGAAGAAAATGAGGCTGTACTCCGGGTCTCGGACCCCGGACCGGGTGTGCCGGAAAAGGATCTTCCCCGGATTTTTGAGCCCTTTTACAGGGTTCACGATGACAGGGACAGGCGCACCGGCGGCGTGGGCCTTGGCCTTGCCATCACAGGACAGGCCATACGTCGTCATGGCGGAAGCATCCGTGCCGTCAACCATGAAAAGGGTTTTTCCGTGAATATCCGCCTGCCCTTAAAAAAGGGAGGGGATTCTCCGGCGGCATTATCAAGCTGA
- a CDS encoding response regulator transcription factor — MLHVLVIDDDRELTALLAEFMEPEGFSVEGIQDGAKGLEKALSGKADLVVLDVMMPGMGGLEVLRRLREKSLIPVIMLTARGEEVDRIIGLEIGADDYLGKPFNPRELVARIRAVLRRSDRESEGAGTGEESRPLELGDVRLYPGSRRVLRGDEPVSLTMVEFDFLTLFLSHAGKTMEREQLSEEVLGRPLGNYDRSVDVHVSSLRRKLGPRPDGVERIRAIRGVGYLYTE; from the coding sequence ATGCTGCATGTTCTGGTAATTGATGATGACAGGGAGCTGACGGCACTTCTGGCCGAATTTATGGAGCCGGAAGGTTTTTCCGTGGAAGGAATACAGGATGGGGCCAAAGGACTGGAAAAAGCCCTGAGCGGCAAGGCGGATCTTGTGGTACTGGATGTGATGATGCCGGGCATGGGAGGTCTGGAGGTACTGCGCAGACTGAGGGAAAAAAGCCTTATTCCCGTCATCATGCTCACGGCCAGAGGCGAAGAGGTGGATCGCATCATAGGTCTTGAAATCGGTGCGGATGATTATCTGGGAAAACCCTTCAACCCCAGAGAGCTTGTGGCAAGAATCCGGGCGGTGCTGCGCCGGAGCGACCGTGAGTCCGAGGGAGCAGGTACCGGGGAAGAAAGCCGCCCTCTGGAACTGGGAGATGTACGCCTGTATCCGGGCAGCAGGCGGGTACTGCGGGGAGACGAGCCCGTCAGCCTGACCATGGTGGAATTTGACTTTCTAACCCTTTTTCTCAGCCATGCAGGCAAAACCATGGAACGGGAACAGCTCTCCGAGGAAGTACTGGGAAGACCCCTTGGCAACTACGACCGCAGTGTGGATGTCCATGTCAGCAGCCTTCGGCGCAAGCTGGGCCCCAGACCGGACGGAGTTGAGCGTATCAGGGCCATACGGGGAGTGGGTTATCTTTACACTGAATAA
- a CDS encoding Hsp33 family molecular chaperone HslO, whose protein sequence is MIKKKPFGSDIKEQLRASALDKAHIFILANGHIRGSLIHATRLVNEMRANHELGILETLTLGHAYIAAGLMAMPLKGEDRIQLKISCSGPIGGLSAEANALGEIRGYLHKNPIPVEKAPESFNLSPFFGAGFLTLTRHTQTARHPFTGQVALAYGNIAQDVAHYYATSEQTPTALSLSVHFDAKGEVTGAGGLLLQAMPGATEEEIVTLESLVASMPGIGEAFSGKEKAEDMIMNTFATLNPKIIDHRRVEFFCRCNADQLGLYLKGLPEEDKKDILAKGPFPLEITCHNCGSIYPFSQEDLKGLLP, encoded by the coding sequence ATGATCAAAAAAAAGCCCTTTGGTTCAGACATCAAAGAACAGCTCCGTGCCAGCGCCCTGGACAAGGCCCATATCTTTATACTTGCCAATGGCCACATCCGCGGCAGCCTCATCCATGCCACCCGCCTTGTCAATGAAATGCGGGCCAACCATGAACTGGGTATTCTGGAAACCCTGACTTTAGGCCATGCTTACATAGCCGCAGGCCTCATGGCCATGCCCCTTAAGGGTGAAGACCGCATACAGCTTAAAATATCCTGCTCCGGACCCATTGGCGGCCTGTCCGCAGAAGCCAATGCCCTGGGCGAAATCCGGGGCTACCTGCATAAAAATCCCATTCCCGTAGAAAAAGCTCCGGAAAGTTTTAACCTTTCCCCTTTTTTCGGGGCAGGTTTTCTGACCCTCACCCGCCACACCCAGACGGCACGCCACCCCTTCACCGGTCAGGTGGCCCTTGCCTATGGCAATATTGCCCAGGACGTGGCCCATTACTACGCCACCTCGGAACAGACACCCACGGCCCTCTCCTTAAGTGTTCACTTTGACGCCAAAGGAGAAGTCACAGGCGCAGGAGGCCTGCTGCTTCAGGCCATGCCCGGAGCCACGGAAGAAGAAATTGTCACCCTTGAATCCCTTGTGGCTTCCATGCCCGGCATCGGCGAGGCATTCTCCGGAAAAGAAAAAGCCGAAGATATGATCATGAACACCTTCGCCACCCTGAATCCCAAAATTATTGACCATAGGAGGGTGGAATTTTTCTGCCGCTGCAATGCGGATCAGCTGGGTCTCTACCTGAAGGGCCTGCCCGAAGAAGACAAAAAGGATATCCTTGCAAAGGGTCCCTTTCCCCTGGAAATCACCTGCCATAACTGCGGCTCCATCTATCCCTTCTCCCAGGAAGATCTGAAGGGGCTTTTACCCTGA
- a CDS encoding anti-sigma factor family protein: MSLPEIPDIPAHCLALFDRLSAYVDGELKGDERRELEDHLQNCPKCRVCLTTLSQSVRICKRVGTRPVPENLSRKLMELASTASQNPGQA; the protein is encoded by the coding sequence ATGAGCCTTCCTGAAATTCCGGATATTCCCGCCCACTGCCTTGCCCTGTTTGACCGCCTTTCCGCCTATGTGGATGGAGAGCTGAAAGGAGATGAACGCAGGGAGCTGGAAGACCATCTGCAGAACTGTCCCAAGTGCCGGGTCTGCCTCACCACCCTTTCCCAGAGCGTCCGCATCTGTAAGCGGGTGGGAACCCGGCCTGTACCTGAAAACCTCTCCCGGAAACTGATGGAACTTGCCAGCACGGCGTCCCAGAATCCGGGACAAGCCTGA
- a CDS encoding RNA polymerase sigma factor, whose translation MQAINQGREELFEELVLRYQDRLYNFGLRICKDSRDAEDLVQETFINIFRYMSGFRHESLFRNWVYRIAVSVCIKMRRRSKYAPERELSLEDVIPGDAAEAPEELPQWAKEPVDRLLNEELGARIKAAIDELPPTYRLVVVLRDMEDFSTEETARILDISQANVKVRLHRARFSIRETLKGYFSHEPS comes from the coding sequence GTGCAGGCCATCAATCAGGGCCGTGAAGAGCTGTTTGAGGAACTGGTGCTACGCTATCAGGACCGCCTGTACAACTTCGGCCTGAGGATCTGCAAAGACAGCCGGGACGCAGAGGATCTGGTTCAGGAAACCTTTATAAACATCTTCAGATATATGTCCGGGTTCCGTCATGAAAGCCTTTTCCGTAACTGGGTATACAGAATCGCCGTCAGTGTCTGTATCAAGATGCGGCGGCGTTCCAAATATGCGCCGGAAAGGGAACTTTCCCTGGAAGATGTGATTCCCGGTGATGCAGCCGAAGCACCCGAAGAACTGCCCCAGTGGGCCAAAGAACCCGTGGACAGGCTTCTTAACGAAGAGCTGGGGGCAAGGATCAAGGCAGCCATTGATGAACTGCCTCCCACATACCGCCTTGTGGTGGTCCTTCGGGACATGGAGGATTTCTCCACGGAAGAAACTGCCCGGATTCTTGATATTTCCCAGGCCAATGTCAAGGTCCGGCTGCACAGAGCCCGTTTTTCCATCCGGGAAACCCTGAAAGGATACTTCAGCCATGAGCCTTCCTGA
- a CDS encoding ATP-binding protein has translation MKILRDMIEIDEEKCVGCGLCIPSCAEGALALVDGKAKVIQDPLCDGLGACIGACPQDALRIVKKETEPFDEEAVHQHLKSRGCPSTQVMALPPRPTASCEPSPSALAQWPLQLRLIPPTAPFLRNADLLILADCTAVADPNLHRDLLPGKALLMTCPKLDNAEETIERLAAIFSHGDIGSITAAIMEVPCCAGLSRMIQEALKRSGKKDTFEEIIVQRSGKRGRPETAPKPPFQMFP, from the coding sequence ATGAAAATTTTACGGGACATGATAGAAATAGATGAAGAAAAATGCGTTGGCTGCGGCCTCTGCATTCCATCCTGCGCCGAAGGTGCCCTTGCCCTAGTGGACGGCAAGGCAAAGGTAATCCAGGATCCCCTCTGTGACGGACTGGGCGCATGCATCGGTGCCTGCCCCCAGGATGCCCTGCGCATTGTTAAAAAAGAAACCGAGCCCTTTGACGAAGAGGCCGTTCACCAGCACCTCAAAAGCCGGGGCTGCCCATCCACTCAGGTAATGGCCCTGCCCCCCCGGCCAACGGCTTCCTGTGAACCGTCTCCTTCAGCCCTTGCCCAGTGGCCTTTGCAGCTGCGTCTCATTCCGCCCACAGCGCCTTTCCTGCGGAATGCAGACCTTCTAATTCTTGCAGACTGCACAGCCGTTGCAGATCCGAATCTGCACAGGGATCTGCTGCCGGGAAAAGCCCTTCTCATGACCTGTCCCAAGCTGGACAATGCCGAGGAAACCATAGAAAGACTTGCTGCCATTTTTTCCCATGGGGACATAGGCTCCATCACAGCGGCTATTATGGAAGTACCCTGCTGTGCCGGTCTCTCCCGCATGATTCAGGAAGCCCTCAAACGTTCCGGCAAAAAGGATACCTTTGAAGAAATCATTGTCCAGCGCAGCGGAAAACGGGGACGTCCGGAAACAGCACCGAAGCCTCCTTTTCAAATGTTCCCATAA
- a CDS encoding Crp/Fnr family transcriptional regulator gives MQTEDVLKSLRDASLFSDLDAPSLASLADIGRLRESLRGEMLFQEGDGAEGFFVLLSGRVKVFKSTAEGKEKILHILGQGEPVGEVPMFAGIPYPASAQTLEQSQLIFLPKKAFVEKLADTPDLALSMLAVLSRRLRLFTTQIEHLTLKEVPARFAAYLQTLREESAGNEASLVLPVSKAQLASLLGTSPETLSRILSRMAAAGYLEVRGSSIEICDPEGLAMVAEEGKME, from the coding sequence ATGCAGACAGAAGATGTTTTAAAAAGTTTAAGGGATGCATCTCTTTTTTCAGATCTGGATGCTCCGAGTCTTGCCTCTCTGGCAGATATAGGAAGGTTGCGGGAAAGCCTTCGCGGGGAAATGCTGTTTCAGGAAGGGGATGGGGCTGAAGGTTTTTTTGTGCTGCTTTCCGGCAGGGTCAAGGTGTTTAAATCCACGGCCGAAGGCAAGGAAAAAATTCTGCATATTCTGGGGCAGGGAGAACCCGTGGGAGAGGTGCCCATGTTTGCAGGTATCCCCTATCCAGCCAGTGCCCAGACCCTGGAGCAGAGCCAGCTTATTTTTCTGCCCAAAAAGGCTTTTGTGGAAAAGCTCGCAGACACGCCGGATCTGGCCCTTTCCATGCTGGCCGTGCTTTCCCGGCGGCTCAGGCTGTTTACCACCCAGATAGAACATCTGACCCTAAAGGAGGTTCCTGCCAGATTTGCGGCCTATCTCCAGACCCTTAGGGAGGAATCCGCAGGCAATGAGGCTTCTCTGGTTCTGCCCGTATCCAAGGCCCAGCTGGCCAGCCTGCTGGGAACCAGTCCGGAAACCCTTTCCAGAATTCTCTCCCGAATGGCTGCTGCTGGATATCTTGAGGTAAGGGGCAGCAGCATTGAAATCTGTGATCCCGAAGGGCTTGCCATGGTTGCTGAAGAGGGAAAGATGGAGTGA